The Solanum lycopersicum chromosome 9, SLM_r2.1 genome window below encodes:
- the LOC101258986 gene encoding sm-like protein LSM7 isoform X1, whose product MSGRKETVLDLAKFVDKGVQVKLTGGRQVVGTLKGYDQLLNLVLDEAVEHLRDADDPLKTTDQKRSLGLIVCRGTAVMLVAPTDGTDEISNPFVQPDGA is encoded by the exons ATG TCTGGCAGGAAAGAAACAGTTTTAGATTTGGCAAAATTTGTTGACAAGGGTGTGCAAGTCAAGCTTACTGGTGGAAGACAAG TGGTTGGAACACTTAAAGGCTATGACCAGCTGCTTAATCTTGTCTTAGATGAAGCCGTGGAGCACCTTAGAG ATGCTGATGATCCCCTGAAGACTACTGATCAGAAACGAAGTCTTGGCTTAATA GTCTGTAGGGGTACTGCAGTAATGCTCGTGGCTCCAACTGATGGTACAGACGAGATATCCAATCCTTTTGTTCAGCCAGACGGGGCATAG
- the LOC101258986 gene encoding sm-like protein LSM7 isoform X2: MSGRKETVLDLAKFVDKGVQVKLTGGRQVVGTLKGYDQLLNLVLDEAVEHLRDADDPLKTTDQKRSLGLIPMLLALSMSDVPKVYYFWRIRDALHL; encoded by the exons ATG TCTGGCAGGAAAGAAACAGTTTTAGATTTGGCAAAATTTGTTGACAAGGGTGTGCAAGTCAAGCTTACTGGTGGAAGACAAG TGGTTGGAACACTTAAAGGCTATGACCAGCTGCTTAATCTTGTCTTAGATGAAGCCGTGGAGCACCTTAGAG ATGCTGATGATCCCCTGAAGACTACTGATCAGAAACGAAGTCTTGGCTTAATA CCTATGTTGCTCGCACTCTCCATGTCAGATGTTCCAAAAGTATACTATTTTTGGAGGATACGAGATGCACTGCATTtatga
- the DTM gene encoding protein LITTLE ZIPPER 3 — translation MDRINSKLYLQNCYIMAENERLRKKAELLNQENQQLLSELKHRLSQAGPSNNNNNNNNNGGGKNNSIPDLNLTNCSSSKNASSKSKKK, via the coding sequence ATGGACAGAATTAACTCAAAGCTCTACTTGCAAAATTGCTACATAATGGCTGAAAATGAAAGGCTAAGGAAAAAGGCAGAGTTATTGaatcaagaaaatcaacaaCTTTTGAGTGAACTAAAACATAGGTTATCACAAGCTGGTCCtagcaacaacaataataataacaacaacaatggTGGAGGaaaaaacaattcaattccTGATCTTAATCTCACAAATTGTTCTTCATCCAAGAATGCTTCATCAAAATCCAAGAAAaagtga
- the LOC101259663 gene encoding CAAX prenyl protease 2, whose protein sequence is MYYYYYLLINPSENPATMEVAFIGGGDGGGDVSKSLAVIACTAMAILYVAILYAPTLILRLPPPDSFQSYLIRRFICAAISSVTSLIACSLLLPIQWGKSHLSGVYGIRLDHIWQAVVFPLTLTSLMYAGTFILKVLLLLDSGQEDGGNGRSLSLDSIKNVVHEFIESVSSMASDISAWRNFIVAPLTEELVFRACMIPLLLCGGFNTYTVVFLCPIFFSLAHLNHLLEYAQRSGSWLKALMIVGFQVGYTVIFGSYASFLFVRTGHLTAPLVAHIFCNYFGIPVIISRRTGMVTVASVAGLLGFIWFLFPLTSPHLYNATTDNCMCWHRYCSWS, encoded by the exons atgtattattattattatttgctaATAAATCCGTCTGAAAATCCGGCGACGATGGAAGTAGCATTCATCGGCGGCGGAGACGGCGGTGGTGATGTGTCGAAATCGCTTGCAGTGATTGCGTGCACTGCGATGGCAATTTTGTATGTTGCGATCTTATATGCTCCGACGTTGATTCTCCGATTACCGCCGCCAGATTCGTTTCAATCGTATTTGATTCGACGGTTCATATGCGCTGCAATTTCATCTGTTACCTCACTTATTGCTTGCTCTCTTCTCCTCCCT ATTCAGTGGGGTAAATCTCACCTTTCAGGTGTTTATGGCATCAGATTGGATCATATC TGGCAAGCTGTCGTCTTTCCTCTTACATTGACTTCCTTAATGTACGCTGGCACCTTCATCCTCAAGGTGTTATTGTTGCTAGACTCGGGCCAAGAAGATGGGGGAAATGGAAGAAGCTTGTCACTTGACAGTATTAAAAATGTTGTCCATGAATTTATTGAATCAGTCTCTTCAATGGCGTCTGATATTTCAGCATGGCGTAATTTTATTGTG GCCCCACTCACAGAAGAGCTGGTATTTAGAGCCTGTATGATACCTTTGCTTCTTTGTGGAGGATTCAACACCTATACAGTGGTGTTTCTCTGTCCTATATTTTTCAGTTTAG CTCATTTAAATCACTTGTTAGAGTATGCTCAACGAAGCGGCAGCTGGCTTAAAGCTCTTATGATTGTAG GCTTCCAGGTCGGCTACACAGTCATCTTTGGATCCTATGCTTCATTTCTCTTTGTTCGGACAG GGCATCTTACCGCTCCACTAGTTGCTCATATTTTTTGCAACTATTTTGGCATACCTGTAATAATATCACGGAGGACAG GAATGGTAACAGTGGCATCTGTAGCTGGGTTGCTAGGTTTCATCTGGTTTCTTTTTCCACTCACCAGTCCTCATTTGTACAATGCAACAACAGACAATTGCATGTGTTGGCATAGATATTGTAGTTGGAGCTAA